Proteins encoded by one window of Antechinus flavipes isolate AdamAnt ecotype Samford, QLD, Australia chromosome 4, AdamAnt_v2, whole genome shotgun sequence:
- the DACT2 gene encoding dapper homolog 2 yields MLMVSGQTGMKRPTEGWDRGRVRERLHAALAGLQELQVLRDKQQTLVNRALAMKPAAPSPPAPPVPRAPRLPQQLSSTVPAGDPHSKEHRLEATLTALKEQLSRLRRQDVGLKTHLDQLDQQISELKLDVNKTSSENLDSDSRPSSGFYDLSDGGSCSLSNSCTSVYSESISSSHSSLLPGIHTPKVRLSIFDYRPKSADETTVHSAHLQPQRLVSEDCWIKGSPESEGETVPKFKPRPVSTGDLERIVPTDGSLQKTTTDPKNMSPLCYGTEILFHEVDPKYQSDLVSKNGNDRYPYPSPLHAVALQSPLFSLTKETLETDNHLPLTKPILSMSGPSLIRTKPIAEVPPAGGYIDKLLQLTRDRGKYTSGSVSERESAKGQMLPSQKKLGGLRVNNGSQLEKQISSPESRQAKTGRVQREMPDENSTKLQESGEPSLERKQPASQQSLESMATNSCFPGKVSPTSAHEEPEVISLEQESSSCSQVHQSHLNMAPQRSNVKVILPPKKVGKKGTTLVTGEFVHAQFVPGEAHLMRLKASNPKTKALKVKRRSSDKVLRLGKQQPMLAERPRGMHATSRLSAEWNPFPRSHGGKNLLRRTAFVGEVTGRSCSESSLFPVPFHIPAVVSRPELYPPSAHPLYSFEAAQLNLVANGGTKKKQQRKWQSTVEISAKTHLASFPADTGLALPRPPGRRAGILRTVSGRSRSKVPSHNTYAKSESDHSEYSAECASLFHSTIVETSEDDVSDYTANCFGDSESEDSDSEGACRSSESSLTLDYEEAIGSELIWPKAIVQQPVKVQPALKSSHHPVPKICRIKASKALKKKIRRFQPASLKVMTMV; encoded by the exons ATGTTGATGGTAAGCGGTCAGACCGGGATGAAGCGGCCAACTGAGGGCTGGGACCGCGGCCGTGTTCGCGAGAGATTGCATGCAGCCCTAGCCGGCCTCCAGGAGCTCCAGGTGCTGAGGGACAAGCAGCAGACGCTGGTGAACCGGGCTCTAGCCATGAAGCCGGCGGCGCCCTCACCACCAGCGCCGCCAGTTCCTCGGGCTCCTCGGCTCCCGCAGCAACTGTCCTCGACTGTCCCTGCGGGCGACCCGCACAGCAAGGAGCATAGGCTGGAAGCCACTCTCACTGCTCTCAAGGAACAACTG TCACGTTTAAGAAGACAAGATGTTGGCTTGAAAACTCACTTGGATCAATTGGACCAGCAAATAAGTGAACTGAAGTTGGATGTAAACAAGACTTCCAGTGAAAATCTTGATAGTGACAGCAGGCCCAGTTCAG GCTTTTATGACCTGAGTGATGGAGGATCCTGCTCTTTGTCCAACTCCTGCACATCTGTCTATAGTGAATCCATCTCCTCCTCTCATAGCAGCTTGCTTCCTGGCATCCACACTCCCAAAGTCAGGCTCAGTATCTTCGACTACCGCCCCAAATCTGCTGATGAGACCACTGTACATAGTGCCCATCTCCAACCTCAGCGACTTGTCAGTGAGGATTGCTGGATCAAGGGCAGCCCAGAGAGTGAAGGTGAAACTGTGCCCAAGTTCAAGCCAAGGCCAGTTTCTACAG GTGACCTTGAAAGAATTGTGCCAACTGATGGAAGTCTTCAGAAGACAACCACTGATCCTAAGAATATGTCACCCCTTTGCTATGGTACAGAAATTCTGTTCCATGAGGTGGATCCTAAGTATCAGAGTGACTTGGTCTCCAAGAATGGCAATGATAGATACCCTTACCCAAGCCCTCTGCATGCAGTAGCCTTGCAGAGTCCCCTGTTTTCTCTGACTAAAGAGACTCTAGAGACTGACAACCACTTGCCCCTCACTAAACCTATCCTGAGCATGTCAGGTCCCAGTTTGATCAGGACTAAACCAATCGCTGAGGTTCCGCCTGCTGGTGGCTATATTGACAAGCTGCTCCAGCTAACCAGAGACCGAGGGAAGTACACAAGTGGCAGTGTGAGTGAGAGGGAATCAGCTAAAGGGCAGATGCTCCCATCCCAAAAGAAGCTTGGTGGGCTGAGAGTGAATAATGGCAGTCAGCTAGAGAAGCAGATCAGCTCTCCAGAAAGTAGACAAGCTAAAACAGGAAGAGTTCAGAGGGAGATGCCAGATGAGAATAGTACAAAACTGCAAGAATCTGGAGAACCCTCTTTAGAGAGGAAACAGCCAGCCAGCCAGCAGAGCTTGGAATCCATGGCTACAAATAGCTGCTTCCCTGGGAAGGTCAGTCCCACTTCTGCTCATGAAGAGCCAGAGGTCATTAGTCTTGAGCAGGAGTCATCTTCCTGCTCCCAGGTGCACCAATCACATCTCAACATGGCTCCCCAAAGGTCAAATGTCAAAGTCATCCTGCCCCCCAAAAAGGTGGGCAAAAAGGGGACCACTCTTGTCACAGGAGAGTTTGTCCATGCTCAGTTTGTCCCTGGAGAGGCTCACTTGATGAGACTGAAAGCAAGCAATCCCAAAACAAAAGCTCTGAAAGTCAAACGAAGAAGCAGCGATAAGGTGCTAAGACTTGGGAAGCAGCAGCCTATGTTAGCAGAAAGGCCAAGGGGAATGCATGCAACGTCCCGACTGTCTGCAGAGTGGAACCCTTTTCCGAGGTCCCACGGAGGAAAGAATCTCTTGAGGAGGACAGCGTTTGTTGGGGAAGTGACTGGCCGATCCTGCTCAGAGTCCAGCCTCTTTCCTGTACCATTTCACATCCCAGCAGTAGTGTCCCGACCTGAGCTTTATCCACCCTCAGCGCATCCTTTGTACTCTTTTGAAGCGGCTCAACTCAATCTGGTAGCCAATGGGGGGACCAAAAAGAAGCAACAGCGAAAATGGCAGTCAACTGTGGAGATCTCGGCTAAGACCCACCTGGCGAGCTTTCCTGCCGACACTGGCTTAGCCCTGCCCAGGCCACCTGGAAGGAGAGCTGGAATCTTACGCACTGTGAGTGGCAGGTCCCGGTCCAAGGTACCCAGTCATAACACATATGCCAAAAGTGAGTCAGACCACTCTGAATACTCAGCTGAGTGTGCCTCCCTCTTCCACTCCACCATTGTGGAAACCAGTGAAGATGATGTCAGTGATTACACTGCCAACTGTTTTGGGGATAGTGAATCTGAAGATAGTGACTCAGAGGGGGCTTGTAGAAGCAGCGAGAGCAGTCTCACTCTAGACTATGAGGAGGCTATTGGGAGTGAGCTGATTTGGCCCAAGGCCATTGTCCAGCAACCTGTAAAGGTGCAGCCTGCCTTGAAGTCATCTCACCATCCAGTGCCCAAAATTTGCCGTATCAAGGCCTCTAAGGCTCTAAAGAAGAAGATTCGGCGATTCCAGCCAGCATCTCTAAAAGTTATGACCATGGTGTGA